The Terriglobia bacterium sequence CCCGAGATACAGCATGCCGCCCGGCACAGGCGCGGCTTCGAAGATGGTTACCGAATACCCCAGCAGCGCCAGGTCGTGCGCTGCCGACAGCCCAACCGGCCCGCTGCCGATAATCGCCACCTTGAATCCGTTCAGCTCGGCGGCAACCGGCGCGAGGTCGCTGCGATGTCGCGACTCCGGCCCATAGCGCTCGGTGAGGAAGCGTTTCAGGGCGCGGATCGCGATCGGCTTGTCGATCTCACCTCGCCGGCACGCCGTCTCGCACGGGTGTGCGCAGACGCGGCCGCAGATGGAAGCCATCGGGTTGGGATCGCGGGCGACGCGGTAGGCTTCGGCAAAACGGCCTTCCGCAATCAGCGAGACGTAGCGCCCGGCGTTGGTATGCGCCGGGCACGCCATCATGCACGGGAAATTGGTGTTCAGCCAATCCCGGTCCACTTTCTTGTCGCTGAATCGCTTCTCCATTGCCGTCGCCCAATCGCCTGTCGTTTCCTACTTGGTGACCGTGAAGTCCGCCTTGGCGTCGCCCTTGACGGCAACCTGCTTCGAGGCTGGCTTTGCACCCTCGTGCCACGCCACCACCTTGTAGTCGCCGTCCGGCACGTTGGCGATTTTGTAGTTGCCCTGCGCGTCCGTCTCCGCGTAGTACGGCGTCGGCGTCACGATGATGTAGCCGGACATTTCCGGGTGGACGTTGCACAGCAGCGGCACCACCCCGGCTTTGTCGAACTTGAACGATTTCTTCTGGCCCTTGGGCCAGGTGCCGAGATTGTGACCCGCCTTCTTGTCGCCGGAGATGGCGGGCCAGAAAACGTTGTGCGCGACGTTATCGCTGTTCAGAAAGTCCACCGTTGTCCCTACTTCAACGACCACGATGTGGGGTTGAAACAGCAGCCCTTTCTGATCCATGAGCACGTGTTTTTCCGGCGCGGGAAACGTCTTGCCCGCGATCGTGTCCACGTAGACAACCGAGACGCCCGAGGCGCCGCTCACCTTGCCGCTCAGCGTGCCGGCCAGAGCGACGGCGGAAACCATTAGGACTGCCAGGACAATTGCAACAGTGCGTTTCATGCGTGTCATTCCTCCAAACTTTGTGGGAGGTGCGGCGCACCCGTGGCGCGTCCCACCTCTGCGTTTCAGTACACGAATTCCAGTCCGGCCGTGGCCGTGTTGGTGCGGAACGGCGCGATCGTGACCGGCAATCCCGTGACCGGATCTATGCCGTTGGCCACCTGCTGTCGCGGGCGGAACTGGTATTCGAACGAGGCCTTGATATTGGCGTGGATCAGAAACTGCACGCCCGGCGTGATGCGGTTGCGCGTGTGTTGCGCCGGGCCGAAGAAGTTTCCGATAGGAATGGACTCCTGTCCGTTGGCAAAGTCGGCCCACGAGTTCACCCCGTCATAGCGCATGATCAGCATCATCCAGGGCAGGGGCAAGTAGTCGGCTTGAATGAAGCCGCCGCTGAAGGTTGCCGGCGCGCTGCGCACGAATCCCACCGGCAAGGGCGGCCCTCCCGTCGCCGGCAGTGGGATCAGCGCTCCCGTCGAGTCGAAGGGCAGCAGGTTGTGGTCGCGGCCGTAGAGGTACTGGCCGAAGAGGTTGAAGTTGCGGTAATTGAAGTCGAAATCGCCACCCACGCGATAGAACGGCTCGCGTGCGGTCAGGCCCACGGCGTTGCCAGCCGCGTCCGCCCCGACGAACCGCTGCACCGAGCGCCCGTAGTAGTAAAGGCTGCCCAGCGTGAGATAGGTGTGGGTGCGCGGGCCCATTGCTCCCGCTGCCTGGATCGCGCGCCGGCTCTCCTGATCACGCTCTAGGTTGAAGCGGTAGGCCACCCGACCGTAGATGTCCTTGTAGTTGGCATCGGAAAAGAATCCCAGGCCGCCACTGTTGGCGCCGAGGGCCGACGGCACCAGGCCGCTGGTGTCAATCGCTTGCGACCCGACGTTCTGGTTCACGATGGCCAGCGCCCAGAAGTAGCCGCCGTAGTGATGCCCACCGCTGAACTCCACTCCCTGGGCGGCGCTCGACAGGGCAAACCCGTTGGTCACGTTCTGCTGCGGGAGACTGGAGTTGACAGCGCCGAACGCGGCCTGGTCGTAAATGTCCCATGGGCTCAGGTTCCAGCTCCTGGCCGGCGAGAAGGGCAGTTCCAGCTCGAACTGGCCAACGCGCAGGTGGAGAGCGTCTTTGGGCAGATGCAGGAAGCGCCCGATGTTGACGAATCGCAGGTAGCCGTCGCCCAGCCCGCCGTCGCCGCCCGAACCGGCGACGCTGAGGTCGTCATCCACCCAGAAAGCGATGTCGCTGCCGAAATTGCCCGCCGTGAAGATGCTGAACAGGCCGGGCTCGAAATCGGTCCGCGGAACAAATCCTGCGCCCACCGGGGCGAAATTCCCGCGGTTGCGCCCCACGACTTGGAAGAAGTTATTCATCCGCAGACCGATCGGGGGCATGCCGGGTATGACGCCGGGCCAGACAGTTTTCGGCCAGAGCTCTTTCTGCGCCGGAGCGCCCAGCAGCACCGGCGGCACCTTGATGAAGCTCTCGTCATCGGTGGGAAACTTGAAACCCGCATCCTTGAACGCCTTGCCAAAATCGTTCAGATGGGGAAAGTTGTCATGACAGGTGGTGCAGGAGGTCTGGTACTTGCGGGCGAACGCCGGAATCCCGTTCGCCTGCGGCGGTGCGACCAGCGCCGCTATCACGAGAACTGCGAATACAACCGTAAGAATGAATGCCGCAGGTCCTTTGCGCATTGAGCGCCTCCGTTTGCGACCTGACCCAACCGCTACTTCCGCGCCCCGGGCTGGGTTCGTCGCCTTGCTTGTACTACTTTGTTCCGCTTACGTAGGTGTGCGTCTGCACCGGCGCGCCGTCCCTGCCGTGGCAGGTCCCGGTCGTCTTGCAGCCGCACAAACTGCACTCGCCGACACAGCGCGAGCACTGCACTTCCCAAACTCCCGGTTGCAGGCGAATGCTGCCCACGTGATGGCCGCAGTCGGGGCAGTACAGGTAATCCACACCCGGCAGCAGTTGCTGCGGATTGAGCAAAACCTGCCCCTCGCTTTCGCTATGCAGCGCTTCGCGTTTGCGGCTCTCCGATGTCATCTCTGTTCCTGCTCAATCCAGGCGGATCGTTTTCTTCGTAATGCCTGCCGCCGCCACCACGACGTCGTAGCTCCGCTCGTCCATGGCTTCGTGCCAGATGCGCACCCGATGGCGCCCCGCCGGCAGGTTGTCGATCCGAAAGCTTCCGTCGGCCGCCGTGCGCGCGAAATACGGGCTCTTCACCACCACGATGAAAGCCGACATTTCCTGGTGTACGTTGCACAGCAATTGCACGACGCCGGGTTGGTCGAACTTCACACGCCGGCTCGTTCCGCGTCCGTACAAGCCGAGGTTGAAACGTTTCGTGCTGGAGATGGAAAACACGTTGTGCGCCAGCGGGTCGCTGTTGGCAAACTCCACGGTCGTACCCACCTGGATCGGCAGTACGTGCGGTACAAACCGCAGGCTCTTCTGGTCCATGAGGACCACCCGGTCAGGGGTAGGAAAGGGCCCTGCAACGTCGTCCACGTACGCTACGAATCCCGTCAAGTCGAGCTTCGCATCGCGCGTCTGCACGCGGCCCTCGATGGTTCCGGCGGTTGCGGATCCGGCTGCGAGAATCAGAATCACTGCCCACCAAGAACCGCGTTGCTGTCCGAATCGCATCCAGCCCTTTCCCGTGGGGTTGTGTCGGAAATAGGGATTGCACGTGGCGTGCCTTGCGGCAAGGTGGAAATCAACTATCGTTGGGCTCGCGATTTCAGCAGCTTGCAGCGCTGTTCGGCAAGACGCACTGCTTCCCGCAGAGAGGAAAGTGTTACGTACAGGTGACAGCCCGGTGCGGGTGTTACGGGGAGGAAACACCTCGTGCGGCGATGTCGGAAACATTCGGGCGCAGCTCGATGTCGAACCGATGCATCAGTTCGTACAGCGACTTGCGGCTGATCTGCGCCTCGCGCGCCGCTGCCGATACGTTTCCATGATGCCGCTGCAGCAGCGACACCAGGTATTGCCGGCCCTGAACATCAACCCACTGCTCACGGATCGCCTTGTATCCCGGTCCGGCGTGCGCTTCCTCGCTGCGCTGACGCAGCGCTTCCGGCAAATCGCGCAGGCGCACCGCGTGGTCCTCGCACATCACGATCGCACGTTCCACCGCGTTGCGCAGTTCGCGCACGTTGCCGGGCCAATCGTGACGTTCGAGGGCTTGCAGCGCGTCGGGGCTGATCTGTACCGGACCCTTGTTCGCCGCCTGGCAGAATTTCTGCATGAAATGTTGCGTCAGGATGGCGACATCGCCGGCGCGTTCGCGCAGCGGCGGCAGCGCAATGGTGACCACATTGAGCCGGTACAGAAGGTCCTGACGGAAGCGGCCCTGGCGCGCTTCCGCTTCCAAATCGCGATTCGTACAGCAGACGACGCGAATGTTGACCTCAATCAGCTTCTCCCCGCCGACGTGCCGGAACGCGCGCTCCTGTAGCACGCGCAACAGTTTCGCTTGCAGCTCGGCATTCATTTCGCCGATCTCGTCAAAGAAGACGGTGCCGCCGTTGGCGGTTTCCAGCAAGCCGCGCTTGGCTTGGCTCGCGCCGGTAAAGGCGCCCTTCTCGTGACCGAACAGCTCGCTCTCCAGCAGGTTTGACGGCAGCGCCGCGCAATCCACCGGCACAAACGTTTTGTCGCGCCGCGAGCTGTTGGCGTGGATCGCTCGAGCGATCAATTCCTTCCCCGTTCCGCTCGGGCCCGTGACCAGCACGTCCGCATGGCACGGTGCGACCTTCGCGACTGTCGCCAGCACTTTCTGCAGCGCTTCGCTGCGCCCGACGATCTGGTGCAGCGGGCAGCACTGCGCCAGTTGCTGGAGCGCGGGAGTATCACCGCGCAGCCGGCGCCGGTGCTCCAGGCCTTTTTCGATTTCCGTAAGCAACTGCGCCGACGTAAACGGCTTGCCGATGTAGTTGAACGCGCCCTTCTTCACCGCCTTTACAGCCGACTCAAACGTGCCGTAACCGGTGAACATGATGACCACTAAGTCGGGGTCGATCTTGCAGGTGCGCTCCAGCACCTCCAGGCCGTTCATGCCCGGCAGCTTGAAATCCAGCAGCACGAGATCGAACGAATTGTCGCGGATCAGCTCCAGGCCCGCTTCCGGCGTGGAGGCGAGCGCGACGCGGTATCCGCCGTCTTCCAGAATCGTTTCGCAGCTTTGCAACACTGCTTCGTCGTCGTCAATCACCAGCACATACTGACTCATGCTGAATCACCCCTACGGAGAGCGAAACCACGATCGTGGTGCCCACTCCCGGTTCACTCTGGGCCCAGATTTCCCCGCCGTGATCCTTGACGATGCCGTGGCTGATGGAAAGTCCCAGCCCGGTACCGCGGCCCGGCGCTTTGGTCGTAAAGAAGGGATCGAAAATGCGCGGCAGGTCTTCGGGCGCAATCCCCGAACCGGTGTCCTGCACCTCCACGCGTACGGTGCCATCCTCCGCGCCGTGCAGTGCGCGCACAGTAAGCGTACCCCCTTTAGGCATCGCGTCAACCGCATTCGTGAGCAGGTTGACGAATACTTCGGTCAGCCGGCTGGCGTCGCCCTGCACCAGCGGCAAGGACACAGGTATTTCACGCAATACCCTGATCGCCCCGCTGGCGATGCGGAAGTGTACTAGATCGAGCGCTGTGTCCAGCAGCTCGCGCACACTGAGTTCGCCCATGTGCAACTGCGATTGCCGCGAAAAACTCAGCAGCCCGCCGACCAGGTTCGCGACCCGCTCCGCCTGCTGGACAATGGTTTGCAGGCTTTTGCGGTTGCGCGGCGTCAAGGCCCCGTCTTCCCGTTCCGCCATGTGGCTGGACAGCGCCAGGATGCTGGTGATCGGGTTGTTGATCTCGTGCGCCATTCCGCCGGCCAGTTCGCCGATCGAGGCCAGTTTCGCCGCCTGCGCCAATTGTTGCTGCGTCTGCTGCAGTTCGGCATACTGCCGCTTCAGTTGACGGTCGGTGTCCACCACGATGATCCCGATGATCGCCATCCCTAACCCGAGCATCACCGTGAACGCGCAATAAATAAAGATGATGTACTTGCCGATGTAGTTGTTCACGTAATCGAGCGTTCCCACGAATTCGATGCGTTCGCGATTCCCGCTTTCCCGGATCGGCAAGCGGATCATCTGGAAGCTGTTGGGCAGCGCGGTGTCAGCCTGTGCGCTGGTGGACGCATCGTCGGTGGTGATGGCCTCCTTCACCTCCCAATCCGGCAGGTAGCGGAAGGCTGCGCGCTGCCCGTTTGCATAAACGTTTACCTCGCGCAATTCCGGCAGGCTGCCGAACTCGGCGACCACACGGCGCAGCATTTCGGGATGATCGAAGATCTGCTGCATCGTCTCGCCGCGCTCGTGGTAGTAGATGTAGTGGCCGCGCAGAAACTCGGCCAGGTTCACCGACCGCTCTTCCGCCAGCCGGAAGTACTGGTACTTCTCCATCCCGGTGGTGATCATCATGATCAGGCTGGCAAGAATGAGGAACGTGAGGTTCAGCCGGACGAACACGCGGTCCAGCAGGTGCTGCGAGCGCTCCCCCACTGCCCAGGTGAAGGCAAACAGCGAAAGCGACATCAGTTGTTCCTGCAGGTTCCACAGGAACACGGCGTAACTCGCTGGCGCCACCGTCGGTGCCGCGTGCAGCACGAAGACCATGGCCAGGCTGATCAGTGCCACCAACCGAAACATACGGTCGTACCGGCCGACCTCGCCGCGC is a genomic window containing:
- a CDS encoding carboxypeptidase regulatory-like domain-containing protein, with the protein product MKRTVAIVLAVLMVSAVALAGTLSGKVSGASGVSVVYVDTIAGKTFPAPEKHVLMDQKGLLFQPHIVVVEVGTTVDFLNSDNVAHNVFWPAISGDKKAGHNLGTWPKGQKKSFKFDKAGVVPLLCNVHPEMSGYIIVTPTPYYAETDAQGNYKIANVPDGDYKVVAWHEGAKPASKQVAVKGDAKADFTVTK
- a CDS encoding carboxypeptidase regulatory-like domain-containing protein, with translation MILILAAGSATAGTIEGRVQTRDAKLDLTGFVAYVDDVAGPFPTPDRVVLMDQKSLRFVPHVLPIQVGTTVEFANSDPLAHNVFSISSTKRFNLGLYGRGTSRRVKFDQPGVVQLLCNVHQEMSAFIVVVKSPYFARTAADGSFRIDNLPAGRHRVRIWHEAMDERSYDVVVAAAGITKKTIRLD
- a CDS encoding sigma-54 dependent transcriptional regulator translates to MSQYVLVIDDDEAVLQSCETILEDGGYRVALASTPEAGLELIRDNSFDLVLLDFKLPGMNGLEVLERTCKIDPDLVVIMFTGYGTFESAVKAVKKGAFNYIGKPFTSAQLLTEIEKGLEHRRRLRGDTPALQQLAQCCPLHQIVGRSEALQKVLATVAKVAPCHADVLVTGPSGTGKELIARAIHANSSRRDKTFVPVDCAALPSNLLESELFGHEKGAFTGASQAKRGLLETANGGTVFFDEIGEMNAELQAKLLRVLQERAFRHVGGEKLIEVNIRVVCCTNRDLEAEARQGRFRQDLLYRLNVVTIALPPLRERAGDVAILTQHFMQKFCQAANKGPVQISPDALQALERHDWPGNVRELRNAVERAIVMCEDHAVRLRDLPEALRQRSEEAHAGPGYKAIREQWVDVQGRQYLVSLLQRHHGNVSAAAREAQISRKSLYELMHRFDIELRPNVSDIAARGVSSP